The Desulfatiglans anilini DSM 4660 genome includes a region encoding these proteins:
- a CDS encoding (2Fe-2S)-binding protein, which yields MRTKPSKRLLEVTINGETYELAVEPQETLSEVLRNRIGLTGVKEGCGTGECGSCTVLVEGEPVLGCLLLAVECENKRVETIEGQAEGGVLTPVQQAFLEKGAVQCGFCTPGMVLASTALLKRNPRPNEEEIQEALEGHLCRCTGYNKIMEAVLHAASSTADKR from the coding sequence ATGAGAACGAAGCCATCGAAACGATTATTGGAAGTGACGATCAACGGAGAGACCTATGAGCTTGCCGTTGAGCCCCAGGAGACGCTGTCGGAAGTCCTGCGCAACCGGATCGGTTTGACGGGGGTCAAGGAAGGCTGCGGAACGGGCGAGTGCGGTTCCTGCACGGTGCTGGTGGAGGGGGAGCCGGTTCTGGGTTGCCTTCTGCTGGCGGTTGAATGCGAGAACAAGCGGGTCGAAACGATAGAAGGACAGGCCGAGGGCGGTGTTCTGACCCCTGTCCAGCAGGCCTTCCTCGAAAAGGGCGCCGTCCAGTGCGGGTTTTGCACCCCGGGCATGGTCCTGGCTTCGACGGCCTTGCTCAAACGGAACCCCCGGCCGAATGAGGAAGAGATTCAGGAGGCCTTGGAAGGACACCTGTGCCGTTGCACGGGCTACAACAAGATCATGGAGGCCGTGCTGCACGCGGCTTCTTCGACGGCCGACAAGCGCTGA
- a CDS encoding FAD binding domain-containing protein — protein MKEIPPLCCKLFYGGMDMYLPRFAYERPTTLRDASTLLRENAFKNALLGGGTDLLPRMKYGLAEPERLISLKGLEVAPPKILSEGELRLSGALTLAALASSPEVAQKAPLLAKAASKVATKEIRNVATLAGNLCQDTRCLYFNQSHTFQFVEPCFKRGGDFCYFVPKGKKCWAVYMSDTAPALICLGAKIEVTGSKGATIIDLENLYSGDPKHPLNIKHDDIVSAIIVPRSRGSQGCGFSKLTMREGIEFAALSVAVLLETTDDLKTCSRARITLGSVSSAPVRGLKGESLLEGESISKPLLKDVVREICKEVNVIPHHGYSRSYIAGMLKIEALNALTRAVNQLTGGR, from the coding sequence TTGAAAGAAATTCCGCCTTTGTGCTGTAAACTTTTTTACGGAGGGATGGATATGTACCTTCCCAGATTTGCATACGAAAGGCCAACCACGCTTCGGGATGCTTCGACCCTTTTAAGGGAAAATGCTTTCAAAAACGCCTTGCTTGGGGGGGGAACGGATCTATTACCCCGCATGAAGTACGGGTTGGCTGAGCCAGAGCGATTGATAAGCCTAAAGGGTCTGGAGGTCGCCCCTCCAAAAATCCTTTCCGAAGGAGAGCTAAGACTAAGTGGTGCCCTGACGCTGGCGGCTTTGGCGTCCTCCCCCGAAGTGGCTCAAAAAGCGCCGCTTCTCGCTAAGGCCGCCAGCAAGGTTGCCACCAAGGAAATCAGGAATGTTGCTACATTGGCGGGAAACCTCTGCCAGGACACGAGATGTTTGTATTTCAACCAGAGCCATACATTTCAGTTTGTAGAGCCGTGCTTCAAACGGGGAGGAGATTTCTGCTATTTCGTACCGAAGGGGAAAAAGTGCTGGGCTGTGTATATGTCGGATACCGCACCTGCCCTTATCTGCCTTGGTGCGAAGATTGAAGTCACCGGCAGCAAAGGCGCTACGATTATTGATCTTGAGAATCTTTACAGTGGCGATCCCAAACATCCTTTAAATATTAAACACGATGATATTGTTTCTGCCATCATTGTGCCTCGATCGCGAGGCAGCCAGGGCTGCGGCTTTTCAAAGTTGACAATGCGGGAGGGAATCGAATTCGCTGCGCTTAGCGTGGCTGTCCTTTTGGAGACCACTGATGATTTAAAGACTTGCAGTCGGGCGCGAATTACCCTTGGATCGGTATCTTCCGCTCCTGTACGCGGACTCAAAGGCGAATCTCTCCTTGAGGGCGAGAGCATCTCGAAACCTTTATTGAAAGACGTAGTTCGCGAAATATGTAAAGAAGTGAACGTAATCCCACACCATGGTTATTCGAGATCTTACATTGCTGGAATGCTGAAGATCGAAGCCCTGAATGCCCTGACCCGCGCAGTGAATCAGCTTACCGGCGGTCGATAA
- a CDS encoding ARPP-1 family domain-containing protein: protein MDKIIGDFLDQLDVGRKQTYKNLALYPLLSPYSAGLEYLLLDEALSESLIEVVEVSEGGSVPELKVVNKSDMLVLILDGEELVGAKQNRIVNTTILVDRNSTLVIPVSCVEHGRWSYNAPGFHTQNRMMSSNLRARKAEQVSYSIRSTGEFRSDQGAIWDGIAEKAARRDVYSPSGAMAAIYEKDRPSIDEYIKEFRLIDSQVGAVFMINGKVAGMDAFGRPDTFSKVFKKLLESYALDAIDWYKPDETSNAVKSEVTKFRKAATSAFTEAHPAVGLGTDYRLESTHVTGFILALEDQILHLSVFTRGNGNNKQRDRSRMERFTQRRRNRTY, encoded by the coding sequence ATGGACAAAATCATTGGAGATTTTCTCGATCAACTCGACGTCGGCAGGAAACAGACCTACAAGAACCTGGCCCTTTACCCGCTCCTCTCCCCGTACAGCGCGGGCTTGGAATACCTCTTGCTGGATGAGGCACTGAGCGAAAGCCTGATCGAGGTGGTCGAGGTGAGCGAGGGCGGGTCGGTCCCGGAACTGAAGGTCGTGAACAAATCCGACATGCTGGTCCTCATTCTGGACGGCGAGGAACTGGTCGGCGCCAAACAAAACCGGATCGTCAACACCACCATCCTGGTGGATCGAAACAGCACCCTTGTGATCCCGGTGAGTTGTGTGGAGCATGGGAGGTGGTCCTATAACGCACCGGGGTTTCACACCCAGAACCGGATGATGTCGTCCAATCTCCGGGCCAGAAAGGCCGAGCAGGTGTCCTATTCAATCCGGTCCACCGGCGAATTCCGGTCAGACCAGGGAGCGATCTGGGACGGCATCGCCGAAAAGGCGGCGAGAAGGGATGTCTATTCCCCATCCGGCGCGATGGCCGCGATCTACGAGAAGGACAGGCCCTCCATCGATGAATATATCAAAGAGTTCCGGTTGATCGACTCACAGGTGGGAGCCGTTTTCATGATCAACGGAAAGGTTGCCGGAATGGATGCCTTTGGGAGGCCCGATACCTTTTCGAAGGTCTTCAAAAAGCTTCTGGAAAGCTATGCACTGGATGCCATCGATTGGTACAAGCCTGATGAAACGTCCAACGCCGTCAAGAGCGAGGTGACCAAGTTCAGAAAAGCCGCCACCTCTGCCTTCACCGAAGCCCATCCCGCCGTTGGTCTGGGCACTGACTACAGGCTTGAATCCACTCACGTGACGGGGTTCATCCTGGCTTTGGAGGATCAGATCCTCCATCTGTCAGTGTTTACAAGGGGAAATGGGAATAACAAGCAAAGGGATAGGTCCAGGATGGAGCGGTTTACGCAGAGGCGAAGAAATCGTACGTATTAA